A genome region from Methylobacterium sp. FF17 includes the following:
- a CDS encoding AAA family ATPase, whose product MRKTPRDGAGAPSVRDLLLGTPLHRNSHARHIQAVILSICPSVFDGGREIMLAQCGGSAPLYELVRGLWRAANTCVGNKGDRIAAETRFASDLHEARGILGRITYVHTAIDRDLDLGPDGREEEFFDTVRLLLADLGDREARAETADIAWRHARLRKRAEDDLLYCAVGASLHADEPWRFQEWRPGGGPTGFVRDCIEFGRAAFTGTLPQAEPEWAKEAKAKAGLKAIEAARTSSGPSLLVLATTDHLPGTAKAGEDRIGGLNATNATTARSEYAPFACRRWPLVRVPDLARAREILVGEFPYAADVVDAVLRDLAGRPHVHLRPLLIVGPPGSGKSRLARRLAEVLGLGWQILSCGGVSDSSLNGTSRQWGTGRASVPLQLLKRLGMACAVIVLDEIEKAASGRQNGSMLDGLLTLTADPQTFFDPYVEHPVDLSGISWIATANGLTGLRKDHSALVDRFRIFSMPSPRREDLPVLVRGIMAEIRAERGLDERWLPDLDGDEEALIEQHFDGGSVRRVRRLCETIVAGRDGLAPRH is encoded by the coding sequence ATGCGAAAGACCCCCCGTGACGGGGCGGGTGCGCCGTCCGTGCGCGACCTGCTCCTCGGCACGCCGCTCCACCGCAACAGCCACGCCCGACACATCCAGGCAGTGATCCTCTCGATCTGCCCCAGCGTCTTCGACGGGGGCCGAGAGATCATGCTCGCCCAGTGCGGGGGATCGGCGCCGCTCTACGAGCTCGTCCGGGGACTGTGGCGGGCGGCGAACACCTGCGTCGGCAACAAGGGCGACCGGATCGCCGCCGAGACCCGGTTCGCCAGCGATCTGCACGAGGCGCGGGGAATCCTCGGCCGGATCACGTACGTCCACACCGCCATCGACAGGGACCTCGACCTCGGCCCGGACGGACGCGAGGAGGAGTTTTTCGACACCGTGAGGCTCCTGCTCGCTGACCTAGGCGACAGGGAGGCGCGGGCCGAGACCGCCGACATCGCATGGCGCCACGCCCGCCTGCGGAAGCGCGCCGAGGACGACCTGCTCTACTGCGCCGTCGGGGCCTCCCTTCACGCGGATGAGCCGTGGAGATTCCAGGAGTGGCGCCCCGGAGGCGGTCCTACCGGCTTCGTGCGCGATTGCATCGAGTTCGGACGCGCGGCCTTTACGGGCACGCTCCCGCAGGCCGAGCCGGAATGGGCGAAGGAGGCGAAGGCGAAGGCCGGCCTCAAGGCCATCGAGGCCGCCCGGACCAGCAGCGGCCCGTCGCTACTGGTCCTGGCGACGACGGATCACTTGCCCGGAACGGCCAAGGCCGGCGAGGACCGCATCGGCGGTTTGAACGCGACGAACGCGACGACCGCCCGGTCCGAGTACGCGCCGTTCGCCTGCCGCCGCTGGCCCCTCGTCCGCGTGCCCGACCTCGCCCGGGCGCGGGAGATCCTCGTCGGCGAGTTCCCCTACGCCGCCGACGTCGTCGATGCGGTGCTGCGGGACCTCGCCGGGCGGCCGCACGTCCACCTGCGCCCGCTCCTGATCGTCGGGCCGCCGGGATCGGGCAAGTCGCGGCTGGCCCGGCGCCTGGCCGAGGTCCTCGGGCTGGGATGGCAAATCCTTTCCTGCGGTGGCGTCAGCGATTCGTCCCTAAATGGCACATCCCGCCAATGGGGGACCGGTCGCGCATCCGTGCCGTTGCAGCTCCTGAAGCGGCTTGGCATGGCGTGCGCGGTCATTGTCCTGGACGAGATCGAGAAGGCCGCATCGGGCAGGCAGAACGGCTCGATGCTGGACGGCCTCCTGACGCTAACGGCCGACCCCCAGACCTTCTTCGACCCCTACGTCGAGCACCCGGTCGACCTGTCGGGGATCTCCTGGATCGCGACGGCCAACGGCCTGACGGGACTGCGGAAGGACCATAGCGCGTTGGTCGACCGATTCCGGATTTTTTCCATGCCGAGCCCCCGGCGCGAGGACCTCCCAGTCCTCGTTCGCGGGATCATGGCGGAGATCCGGGCCGAGCGTGGCCTGGACGAGCGCTGGCTCCCGGACCTGGATGGCGATGAGGAAGCCCTGATCGAGCAGCATTTCGACGGGGGAAGCGTGCGTCGCGTTCGTCGGCTTTGCGAAACCATCGTAGCGGGCCGCGACGGCCTGGCCCCCCGCCACTGA
- a CDS encoding antitoxin VbhA family protein, giving the protein MTTPDEQSRARDVRAALASARIEGVKITPDAMAIFDAYVAGTIDDVEMARHVLSLCGPTPQPDTLVSGEVVLRSS; this is encoded by the coding sequence ATGACGACACCGGATGAGCAATCCCGTGCCAGGGACGTTCGCGCCGCCCTCGCGTCGGCCCGCATCGAAGGGGTGAAGATCACCCCCGACGCGATGGCGATCTTCGATGCGTACGTTGCCGGGACCATCGATGACGTCGAGATGGCCCGGCACGTCCTGTCGCTATGCGGTCCGACCCCGCAGCCGGACACACTGGTTTCAGGTGAAGTCGTCCTCAGGTCGTCCTAG
- a CDS encoding FdhF/YdeP family oxidoreductase — MEKPTFKPYRLPSGGWGSARSVGNILRREGVLASVPIALTRHNKVDGYQCNSCAWVKPASPLPFEFCENGVKAVAWELTAHRCTPKFFAEHTVTELRGWDDFHLEQPGRLTHPLRYDADSDKYVPVSWGHALDEIARELRAVEDRQKGTVFYSSGRLSNEASYLYQLFARLYGNNNLPDSSNMCHETTSVALPASIGQPVGTVTLEDFGKSDCILFFGQNPGSNAPRMLHPLQEASERGVPIITYNPLRERGLERFLNPQSPTEMLTGKDTRISSQYHQVKAGGDLAALAGICKSVLEMHDTARAAGGPAVLDEAFIAEHTHGFDTFADWLRAQGWDELERRSGLRRADMEATATVYGRSHAVIGVYGMGLTQHRAGVETVQMLVNLLLMRGNLGRVGAGICPIRGHSNVQGQRTVGITEKPELFPLDRLGEQFGFAPPREAGYNTIEACEAVLKDEVRAFVMLGGNFVRAIPDHGQMEPAWRRLRLTVNVITKLNRSALLPGAVSYILPVISRIEIDETKLGQQVLSMEDTSACIHGNRGVRRPASPHLISEIRLICELARRVLDPNPRVPWDTYQEDYAEIRKAISDTLPDSFWDYERRMWEPGGFQRDLPARKRQWHTETGRANIVTPSGLDEDTDMPEVGHDVLRLMTLRSNDQFNTTVYGYDDRFRGIKNTRKVVLMNRSDIDRLGLKIGQAVTLRTVADDGIDRSLSDMLVVAYDIPIGCIGGYYPECNVLLPIWHYAIGSKTPAAKTIPVTVQADDDRVRAPQLEYATG; from the coding sequence TTGGAAAAGCCCACTTTCAAGCCCTACCGACTGCCCTCCGGCGGATGGGGATCGGCCCGCTCGGTCGGCAACATCCTGAGGCGGGAGGGCGTGCTGGCGAGCGTGCCGATCGCGCTGACCCGCCACAACAAGGTGGACGGCTACCAGTGCAACAGCTGCGCCTGGGTGAAGCCCGCGAGCCCGCTGCCGTTCGAGTTCTGCGAGAACGGCGTCAAGGCGGTGGCCTGGGAACTGACCGCGCATCGCTGCACGCCGAAGTTCTTCGCCGAGCACACCGTCACCGAGCTTCGGGGCTGGGACGATTTCCACCTCGAACAGCCCGGCCGCCTGACCCACCCGCTCCGCTATGATGCGGACAGCGACAAGTACGTGCCCGTCTCCTGGGGGCATGCCCTCGACGAGATCGCACGCGAACTGCGCGCCGTCGAGGATCGCCAGAAGGGTACCGTGTTCTACAGCTCGGGCCGCCTGTCGAACGAGGCGAGCTACCTCTATCAGCTCTTCGCCCGGCTCTACGGCAACAACAACCTGCCCGACTCGTCCAACATGTGCCACGAGACCACCTCGGTGGCGCTGCCCGCCAGCATCGGACAACCGGTCGGAACGGTCACCCTGGAGGATTTCGGGAAGTCCGACTGCATCCTGTTCTTCGGTCAGAACCCGGGCAGCAACGCGCCCCGCATGCTGCATCCGCTGCAGGAAGCGAGCGAGCGCGGCGTCCCGATCATCACCTATAACCCGTTGCGCGAACGCGGGCTGGAGCGGTTCCTGAACCCGCAATCGCCCACCGAGATGCTCACCGGCAAGGACACCCGGATCAGCTCGCAGTATCACCAGGTGAAGGCGGGCGGCGACCTCGCGGCACTCGCCGGCATCTGCAAGTCCGTGCTGGAGATGCACGATACCGCGCGGGCGGCCGGCGGCCCGGCCGTACTGGACGAAGCCTTCATCGCCGAGCACACCCACGGCTTCGACACCTTCGCCGACTGGCTGCGCGCGCAAGGGTGGGACGAGCTCGAACGGCGCTCGGGCCTGCGCCGCGCCGACATGGAGGCCACCGCGACCGTCTACGGCCGCTCGCACGCTGTGATCGGCGTCTACGGCATGGGCCTGACCCAGCACCGGGCCGGGGTCGAGACCGTGCAGATGCTGGTCAACCTCCTGCTGATGCGCGGCAATCTCGGCCGCGTGGGCGCCGGCATCTGCCCGATCCGGGGCCATTCGAACGTGCAGGGCCAGCGCACGGTGGGGATCACCGAGAAGCCGGAGCTCTTCCCCCTCGACCGGCTCGGCGAGCAGTTCGGCTTCGCGCCGCCCCGCGAGGCCGGCTACAACACGATCGAGGCCTGCGAGGCGGTCCTGAAGGACGAGGTCCGGGCGTTCGTCATGCTCGGCGGCAACTTCGTCCGGGCGATTCCCGATCACGGCCAGATGGAGCCGGCCTGGCGCCGACTGCGGCTGACCGTCAACGTGATCACCAAGCTCAACCGCTCGGCCCTGCTGCCGGGTGCGGTCAGCTACATCCTGCCGGTGATCAGCCGCATCGAGATCGACGAGACGAAGCTGGGACAGCAGGTTCTCTCGATGGAGGACACCTCCGCCTGCATCCACGGCAACCGGGGCGTGCGCCGGCCGGCCTCGCCGCACCTCATCAGCGAGATCCGGCTCATCTGCGAGCTGGCCCGGCGCGTGCTCGACCCCAATCCACGCGTGCCCTGGGATACCTACCAGGAGGACTACGCCGAGATCCGCAAAGCGATTTCCGACACGCTGCCGGACTCGTTCTGGGATTACGAACGCCGGATGTGGGAGCCGGGCGGCTTCCAGCGCGACTTGCCGGCGCGCAAGCGCCAGTGGCACACGGAGACGGGCCGGGCCAACATCGTGACCCCGAGCGGCCTCGACGAGGACACGGACATGCCGGAGGTGGGGCACGACGTGCTGCGCCTGATGACCCTGCGCTCGAACGACCAGTTCAACACCACCGTGTACGGCTACGACGACCGCTTCCGGGGCATCAAGAACACCCGCAAGGTGGTGCTGATGAACCGCTCGGACATCGACCGGCTCGGGCTGAAGATCGGGCAGGCCGTGACCCTCAGGACGGTGGCCGACGACGGGATCGACCGCAGCCTTTCCGATATGCTGGTCGTCGCCTACGACATCCCCATCGGCTGCATCGGCGGCTACTATCCCGAATGCAACGTGCTGCTGCCGATCTGGCACTACGCCATCGGCAGCAAGACTCCGGCGGCCAAGACCATCCCGGTCACCGTGCAGGCCGACGATGACCGGGTGCGGGCGCCGCAACTCGAATACGCGACAGGGTGA
- a CDS encoding efflux RND transporter periplasmic adaptor subunit, whose protein sequence is MLEPVVNPAPHSLFTRSGLRRSLAAGVALVSLAGASVQILPSWVTRGTAAIAATPPAEQAMPVPVATVASRAVVLWDEFSGRLEAVDRVDVRARVGGAIQATHFTEGELVKPGDLLVTIDPAPYAAEVQRLEAQVAGAEARLALTASDLERGQRLSDQRIVTARDLDVRANAFKEAKANVDAAKATLEAARLNLGYTQVRAAVGGRVGRREITPGNLVATGAGAAVLTTLVSVDPVYASFDADETVVLRALASLAEPSSKEASGKEASGKRGRLDRIPVEMLTNDGVRARGHLQFIDNKVDARSGTIRVRASFANGDGHLIPGQFARMRLGQATPDALLLVDERAVGTDQDKKFVLVVGADDRAEFRAITLGRAVDGLRVVTSGLSGGERIVVNGLQRLRPGMLLRPEPVAMGVRPQDPAPVPRRLAQN, encoded by the coding sequence ATGTTGGAGCCGGTCGTGAACCCTGCGCCTCACTCTCTCTTTACTCGTTCCGGTCTCCGGCGCAGCCTCGCGGCCGGCGTCGCCCTCGTTTCGCTGGCGGGCGCATCCGTCCAGATCCTCCCATCCTGGGTGACGCGGGGCACCGCGGCGATCGCCGCGACCCCGCCGGCCGAGCAGGCGATGCCGGTTCCGGTCGCCACCGTCGCGTCCCGCGCGGTGGTTCTCTGGGACGAATTCTCCGGCCGCCTGGAGGCCGTCGACCGGGTCGACGTGCGGGCCCGCGTCGGCGGCGCCATCCAGGCCACGCACTTCACCGAGGGCGAACTCGTCAAGCCGGGCGACCTCCTGGTGACCATCGATCCGGCGCCCTACGCGGCCGAGGTCCAGCGCCTGGAGGCACAGGTCGCGGGCGCCGAGGCACGCCTCGCCCTGACCGCGAGCGACCTCGAGCGCGGGCAGCGCCTGTCGGACCAGCGCATCGTCACGGCCCGCGACCTCGACGTCCGCGCCAACGCATTCAAGGAGGCGAAGGCCAACGTCGACGCGGCGAAGGCGACGCTGGAGGCGGCGCGGCTGAACCTCGGCTACACGCAGGTCCGGGCAGCGGTCGGCGGACGTGTGGGACGCCGTGAGATCACGCCGGGCAACCTCGTCGCCACCGGCGCAGGCGCCGCCGTGCTGACCACGCTGGTCTCGGTCGATCCCGTCTACGCCAGCTTCGACGCGGACGAGACCGTCGTCCTCAGGGCCCTGGCCTCCCTCGCCGAACCTTCGAGCAAGGAAGCTTCGGGCAAGGAAGCTTCGGGCAAGCGCGGCCGGCTCGACCGCATCCCGGTCGAGATGCTCACCAACGACGGCGTCCGGGCGCGCGGGCACCTCCAGTTCATCGACAACAAGGTCGATGCGCGCAGCGGCACCATCCGGGTCCGCGCGAGCTTCGCCAACGGCGACGGGCACCTCATCCCCGGCCAGTTCGCCCGCATGCGCCTCGGCCAGGCGACGCCCGACGCGCTGCTGCTCGTGGACGAGCGGGCGGTCGGCACCGACCAGGACAAGAAGTTCGTCCTCGTGGTGGGCGCGGATGATCGGGCCGAGTTCCGTGCCATCACCCTGGGGCGGGCCGTGGACGGACTTCGCGTCGTGACGTCGGGTCTGTCCGGCGGCGAGCGCATCGTCGTCAACGGCCTGCAGCGCCTCCGGCCCGGCATGCTCCTGCGGCCCGAACCGGTCGCCATGGGCGTCCGGCCACAGGATCCCGCGCCCGTGCCGCGCCGGCTCGCGCAGAACTGA
- a CDS encoding TetR/AcrR family transcriptional regulator, which produces MAMGRPRSFDRDKALDEAMEVFWRHGYDGASLAMLTKAMGIKAPSLYAAFGSKEGLLKAALDRYALRRSDHMRYVLAGATARDVAERFLSSIAESHTDPTNPPGCLLVQGGLACGAGSENIPFELASRRAQTETELLGRFVQAKAEGDLPEEADPVALARFLSTVASGMGVIASSGANRDALREVARVSLGAFSGSGNA; this is translated from the coding sequence ATGGCGATGGGGCGGCCCCGGTCCTTCGATAGGGACAAAGCCCTCGATGAGGCGATGGAGGTGTTCTGGCGCCACGGCTACGACGGCGCGAGCCTCGCCATGCTGACGAAGGCGATGGGCATCAAGGCGCCGAGCCTCTACGCGGCCTTCGGCAGCAAGGAGGGCCTGCTCAAGGCCGCCCTCGACCGCTACGCCCTCAGGCGATCCGACCACATGCGCTACGTGCTCGCCGGCGCGACGGCGCGCGACGTGGCGGAACGGTTCCTCAGCAGCATCGCCGAGAGCCATACGGATCCCACCAATCCGCCGGGGTGCCTCCTGGTCCAGGGTGGCCTCGCCTGCGGAGCCGGTTCGGAGAACATTCCCTTCGAACTGGCGTCCCGCCGGGCGCAGACGGAGACGGAACTCCTCGGGCGCTTCGTCCAGGCGAAGGCGGAGGGCGACCTCCCGGAGGAGGCGGACCCGGTGGCCCTGGCGCGATTCCTGTCCACGGTCGCCTCCGGCATGGGCGTCATCGCGTCCTCCGGCGCGAACCGCGACGCCCTGCGCGAGGTGGCGCGCGTCTCGCTCGGCGCCTTTTCCGGAAGCGGGAACGCCTGA
- a CDS encoding NAD(P)H-dependent oxidoreductase, producing MWNEKLYQRLARAAVRAFIGPVWWYGPTTNLKAMFDRLVCMSGGNPRPDLIDKKSTLEAQALERSPLWRELTRNHLEGRTAAFFCYGNEGSNEVESDGRPRILAHKACFGPDAEPYRGDERLAYQGLVW from the coding sequence ATGTGGAACGAGAAGCTCTACCAGCGCTTGGCCCGGGCCGCTGTCCGGGCTTTCATCGGTCCGGTCTGGTGGTACGGGCCCACGACGAACCTCAAGGCGATGTTCGACCGCCTCGTGTGCATGAGCGGCGGAAACCCGCGCCCGGATCTCATCGACAAGAAGAGCACCCTCGAGGCGCAGGCCCTTGAGCGTTCCCCACTCTGGAGGGAACTGACCCGGAACCACCTTGAGGGGCGCACCGCCGCCTTCTTCTGCTACGGCAACGAGGGCAGCAACGAGGTCGAGTCCGACGGGCGCCCACGCATTCTCGCACACAAGGCCTGCTTCGGTCCCGACGCCGAGCCGTACCGGGGTGACGAGCGTCTCGCCTATCAGGGTCTGGTCTGGTAG
- a CDS encoding efflux RND transporter permease subunit — MNLSKFFIDRPIFAGVLSVLIFILGLISLFAMPISEYPDVVPPSVVVRATFPGANPKVIVETVATPIEEQINGVEGMLYMSSQATTDGIMTLTVTFRLGTDPDKAQQLVQNRVSQAEPRLPAIVRQLGIVTVKSSPDLTMVVHLVSPNGRYDMTYLRNYAVLNIKDRLARLDGVGQVQLFGSGDYAMRIWLDPQKVAEHGLSAGDVVREIQAQNVEAAAGVIGASPAIPGLDLQLSLNAEGRLTDEEQFGDIVVKTGEGGEITRLRDVARIELGASDYALRSLLDNKSAVALPISQSPGSNAIQISDEVRRTMAEIKRNMPEGVDYEIVYDPTQFVRASIEAVIHTLLEAIALVVLVVILFLQTWRASIIPLLAVPVSIVGTFAVMHAFGFSINALSLFGLVLAIGIVVDDAIVVVENVERNIESGLSPRDASYQAMREVSGPIIAIALVLVAVFVPLAFISGLTGQFYKQFALTIAISTVISAVNSLTLSPALSALLLKDHHAPKDRLTRILDGLLGWFFRRFNRAFGRASDGYGRGVGAVVSRKGAMMVLYLVLVGLTVVLFRQIPGGFVPGQDKQYLVGFAQLPDGATLDRTEDVIRRMSEIALKEPGVESAVAFPGLSINGFTNSSNSGIVFSTLKPFEERKSPSLNGGAIAQSLNKKFAAIPEAFIAMFPPPPVNGLGTIGGFKMQIEDRAGLGYEALNEATKAFMAKAAQAPELAGLFSSFQMNVPQLFADIDRTKARQLRIPVTDVFDTLQIYLGSLYVNDFNRFGRTYSVRVQADAPFRARSDDIGALKVRAGSGEMVPLAALLRVRQTAGPERAMRYNGFLSADINAGAAPGYSSGQAQAAAARIAAETLPRGFAFEWTDLTYQEFIAGNSGMWVFPLALLLVFLVLAAQYESLALPLAILLIVPMGLLAAMFGVWLSAGDNNVFTQIGLIVLVGLSAKNAILIVEFARELEFAGRTPIQAAIEASRLRLRPILMTSMAFIMGVLPLVTATGAGSEMRSAMGVAVFSGMIGVTAFGLFLTPVFYVLLRRLGGNRPLKQHGDATSIVHQDRIAEAA; from the coding sequence ATGAACCTCTCGAAGTTCTTCATCGACCGGCCGATCTTCGCCGGCGTGCTCTCGGTGCTCATCTTCATCCTGGGCCTGATCTCGCTCTTCGCGATGCCGATCTCCGAGTACCCGGACGTGGTGCCGCCCTCGGTCGTCGTGCGGGCGACCTTCCCGGGTGCCAACCCGAAGGTCATCGTGGAGACGGTGGCGACGCCGATCGAGGAGCAGATCAACGGCGTCGAGGGCATGCTCTACATGTCGAGCCAGGCCACGACCGACGGCATCATGACGCTCACCGTCACGTTCCGCCTCGGCACCGACCCCGACAAGGCCCAGCAGCTCGTGCAGAACCGCGTCTCGCAGGCCGAGCCGCGCCTACCGGCCATCGTGCGCCAGCTCGGCATCGTCACGGTGAAATCCTCGCCGGACCTGACCATGGTGGTGCACCTCGTCTCGCCCAACGGGCGCTACGACATGACCTACCTGCGCAACTACGCGGTGCTGAACATCAAGGACCGGCTCGCCCGCCTCGATGGCGTCGGCCAGGTCCAGCTCTTCGGCTCCGGCGACTACGCGATGCGGATCTGGCTCGACCCGCAGAAGGTCGCCGAGCACGGGCTCTCGGCCGGCGATGTCGTGCGCGAGATCCAGGCCCAGAACGTCGAGGCGGCGGCCGGCGTCATCGGCGCCTCGCCGGCGATCCCGGGCCTCGACCTCCAGCTCTCGCTCAATGCCGAGGGGCGCCTGACCGACGAGGAGCAGTTCGGCGACATCGTCGTCAAGACCGGCGAGGGCGGCGAGATCACCCGCCTGCGCGACGTGGCCCGGATCGAACTCGGCGCCTCCGACTACGCCCTGCGCTCGCTCCTCGACAACAAGTCCGCCGTCGCCCTGCCGATCTCGCAGTCGCCCGGGTCCAACGCGATCCAGATTTCCGACGAGGTCCGCCGGACCATGGCGGAGATCAAGCGCAACATGCCCGAGGGGGTGGACTACGAGATCGTCTACGATCCGACCCAGTTCGTACGCGCCTCCATCGAGGCCGTCATCCATACCCTATTGGAGGCCATCGCCCTCGTCGTCCTCGTGGTGATCCTGTTCCTGCAGACCTGGCGCGCCTCGATCATCCCGCTTCTCGCCGTGCCGGTCTCCATCGTCGGCACCTTCGCGGTGATGCATGCCTTCGGCTTCTCCATCAACGCGCTGAGCCTGTTCGGCCTCGTGCTGGCCATCGGCATCGTGGTCGACGACGCCATCGTGGTGGTGGAGAACGTCGAGCGGAACATCGAGAGCGGATTATCGCCGCGAGACGCCAGCTACCAGGCCATGCGCGAGGTCTCGGGGCCGATCATCGCCATCGCCCTGGTGCTCGTGGCGGTGTTCGTGCCGCTCGCCTTCATCAGCGGGCTGACGGGCCAGTTCTACAAGCAGTTCGCCCTCACCATCGCGATCTCGACCGTCATCTCGGCCGTGAATTCACTGACCCTCTCGCCGGCCCTCTCGGCCCTCCTGCTCAAGGACCACCACGCCCCCAAGGACCGCCTGACCCGAATCCTCGACGGGCTGCTCGGCTGGTTCTTCCGGCGCTTCAACCGGGCCTTCGGGCGGGCCTCGGACGGCTATGGGCGCGGCGTCGGAGCCGTCGTCTCCCGGAAGGGCGCGATGATGGTGCTCTACCTCGTGCTCGTGGGCCTGACCGTGGTGCTGTTTCGCCAGATTCCCGGCGGCTTCGTGCCGGGCCAGGACAAGCAGTACCTCGTCGGCTTCGCGCAGTTGCCGGACGGCGCCACCCTCGACCGGACCGAGGACGTGATCCGCCGCATGAGCGAAATCGCCCTGAAGGAGCCCGGCGTCGAGAGCGCCGTCGCCTTCCCGGGCCTGTCGATCAACGGCTTCACCAACAGCTCGAACTCGGGAATCGTGTTCTCGACCCTGAAGCCCTTCGAGGAGCGCAAGTCGCCGTCCCTGAACGGCGGCGCCATCGCGCAGTCGCTGAACAAGAAGTTCGCGGCGATCCCCGAGGCGTTCATCGCGATGTTCCCGCCCCCGCCCGTCAACGGCCTCGGCACCATCGGCGGCTTCAAGATGCAGATCGAGGACCGGGCCGGCCTCGGCTACGAGGCGCTGAACGAGGCGACCAAGGCGTTCATGGCCAAGGCCGCCCAGGCGCCCGAACTCGCCGGCCTGTTCTCCAGCTTCCAGATGAACGTGCCGCAGCTCTTCGCCGACATCGACCGGACGAAGGCGCGCCAACTCCGGATCCCGGTCACGGACGTCTTCGACACGCTGCAGATCTATCTCGGCTCGCTCTACGTCAACGACTTCAACCGGTTCGGCCGCACCTACTCGGTCCGGGTCCAGGCCGACGCACCCTTCCGCGCCCGCTCGGACGATATCGGGGCGCTGAAGGTGCGGGCGGGTTCGGGCGAGATGGTGCCGCTCGCGGCCCTGCTCCGCGTCCGGCAGACGGCCGGGCCGGAGCGCGCCATGCGCTACAACGGCTTCCTCTCCGCCGACATCAACGCGGGCGCGGCCCCTGGCTACTCGTCGGGCCAGGCCCAGGCGGCGGCCGCCCGCATCGCGGCCGAGACCCTGCCGCGCGGCTTCGCCTTCGAATGGACGGACCTGACCTACCAGGAGTTCATCGCGGGCAATTCCGGGATGTGGGTGTTCCCGCTCGCCCTGCTCCTCGTCTTCCTCGTGCTCGCGGCCCAGTACGAGAGCCTCGCGCTGCCGCTCGCGATCCTGCTGATCGTGCCGATGGGCCTGCTCGCGGCGATGTTCGGCGTCTGGCTCTCGGCGGGCGACAACAACGTTTTCACGCAGATCGGCCTGATCGTGCTCGTCGGCCTCTCGGCCAAGAACGCGATCCTGATCGTGGAATTCGCCCGGGAACTGGAATTCGCCGGCCGGACCCCGATCCAGGCCGCCATCGAGGCGAGCCGCCTGCGGCTGCGCCCGATCCTGATGACCTCGATGGCCTTCATCATGGGCGTCCTGCCCCTGGTAACGGCCACCGGCGCCGGCTCGGAGATGCGAAGCGCCATGGGCGTGGCCGTGTTCTCCGGCATGATCGGCGTCACCGCGTTCGGGCTGTTCCTGACGCCGGTGTTCTACGTCCTGCTGCGCCGGCTCGGCGGGAACCGGCCGCTCAAGCAACATGGCGATGCCACGTCGATCGTGCACCAGGACCGGATCGCGGAGGCCGCCTAG
- a CDS encoding alpha/beta hydrolase translates to MANRHEHARGILSARPGSPAEAGAGDRVGQDTLRERLRGLLHVPASLDPAGPVPLLIMLHGAGARAGDVMPMVAPAADDHGVIVLAPDARGATWDVIQPGFGPDVATLDEVLAAMFRAYPIDPQRIAIAGFSDGASYALSLGLANGSLFRDILAFSPGFAAPARTEGRPRIFIAHGREDPVLPFARCGDRLAGSLRSAGYDVEDRPFSGGHVVPTEMVRAAFARFLG, encoded by the coding sequence ATGGCGAACAGGCATGAACACGCACGCGGGATCCTGAGCGCACGGCCGGGGTCGCCCGCCGAGGCCGGCGCGGGGGATCGCGTCGGGCAGGATACCCTACGGGAGCGCCTGCGCGGCCTCCTGCACGTTCCCGCCTCGCTCGATCCCGCGGGGCCGGTGCCGCTGCTGATCATGCTGCATGGCGCCGGGGCTCGGGCGGGCGACGTGATGCCGATGGTGGCGCCGGCCGCCGACGACCATGGGGTGATCGTTCTGGCACCCGACGCGCGGGGAGCGACCTGGGACGTCATCCAGCCGGGATTCGGGCCCGACGTGGCGACCCTCGACGAGGTGCTCGCGGCCATGTTCCGGGCATATCCCATCGATCCGCAGCGGATCGCCATCGCGGGCTTCTCCGATGGGGCTTCCTATGCCCTGTCACTGGGGCTCGCCAACGGCAGTCTGTTTCGCGACATCCTGGCGTTCTCGCCCGGTTTCGCGGCCCCGGCCCGAACCGAGGGCCGCCCTCGCATCTTCATCGCGCATGGGCGCGAAGACCCGGTGCTGCCCTTCGCGCGCTGCGGCGACCGCCTCGCCGGTTCGCTCCGGAGCGCCGGGTACGATGTCGAAGACAGGCCGTTCTCCGGCGGGCACGTGGTGCCCACCGAGATGGTGCGGGCGGCGTTCGCCCGGTTCCTGGGCTGA